Proteins from one Romboutsia sp. CE17 genomic window:
- a CDS encoding LysR family transcriptional regulator, translating into MLEEFKTFISVVDFKNFTKAGNHLNLSQPTVSTHIKNLENHFGVTLINRSIKQKNIFITEKGYILYKRAKEILNLMDVTYKEISNNSHSITGTIKIGASSTIGDYILPKFLSIFSEKYPDINVEIFIENTSSVCSDIRNFILDLGLIEGNFNDSHFNKGYFLKDKLSLALPYDPKIVSTDEVQVSMLQNKRWIVRENGSGTREYLDLFLSKYKILPKNIMIVGSNYAVKESVKNRLGISIISKFIAQSAVESNEISIIELDNTFTRNFSYILPKDVNVSDITHLFLRELKLYCATL; encoded by the coding sequence TTGTTGGAAGAATTTAAAACTTTTATTTCAGTTGTAGACTTTAAAAACTTCACAAAGGCAGGTAATCATCTCAATTTATCCCAACCAACAGTTAGTACACACATAAAAAATTTAGAAAATCATTTTGGTGTAACTTTAATAAATAGATCTATTAAGCAAAAAAATATATTTATTACTGAAAAGGGATATATCTTATATAAAAGAGCTAAAGAAATCCTTAATTTAATGGATGTCACTTATAAAGAAATCAGTAATAATTCTCATAGTATTACGGGTACTATAAAAATCGGTGCAAGCTCTACTATTGGAGATTATATTTTACCAAAATTCTTATCTATATTTTCTGAAAAATATCCAGATATAAATGTAGAGATTTTTATAGAAAATACTTCATCAGTTTGCTCTGATATAAGAAATTTTATATTAGATTTAGGGTTAATTGAAGGTAATTTTAATGACTCTCATTTTAATAAAGGATATTTTTTAAAAGATAAATTATCATTAGCTTTGCCATATGATCCTAAGATTGTATCTACTGATGAAGTCCAAGTTAGCATGCTCCAAAATAAAAGATGGATAGTTAGAGAGAATGGCTCTGGAACTAGAGAATACTTAGATTTATTTTTAAGTAAATATAAAATACTACCTAAAAATATTATGATTGTAGGTAGTAACTATGCAGTAAAAGAGTCAGTAAAAAATCGTCTTGGAATAAGTATCATTTCAAAATTTATAGCACAATCAGCTGTAGAAAGTAATGAGATATCAATTATAGAATTAGATAATACATTCACACGTAATTTTTCATATATTCTTCCAAAGGATGTTAATGTTTCTGATATAACACATTTATTCCTTAGAGAACTAAAGTTATATTGTGCAACATTATAG
- the pyrE gene encoding orotate phosphoribosyltransferase encodes MSKVDVVEILKKSDALLEGHFLLSSGKHSNRYVQCAKVLRFPQYAEQVLSTVVEQIKDLDIDLVVGPAMGGVIVSYELGRQLNKETVFTERKDGVMELRRGFEVKPGAKIIIAEDVVTTGKSTIETKEALEKLGGEVIGVACIANRTSKDIGMPIYSAIKLEIEVHEADECPLCKEGKIELVKPGSREFKEIGM; translated from the coding sequence ATGAGTAAAGTAGATGTAGTAGAAATATTAAAGAAAAGTGATGCATTATTAGAAGGACATTTCTTATTATCTTCAGGAAAACATAGTAACAGATATGTACAATGTGCAAAGGTATTAAGATTTCCACAATATGCAGAACAAGTTTTAAGTACAGTTGTTGAACAAATAAAAGATTTAGATATAGATTTAGTAGTTGGACCAGCTATGGGTGGAGTTATAGTTTCTTATGAATTAGGAAGACAATTAAACAAAGAAACAGTATTTACTGAAAGAAAAGATGGAGTAATGGAATTAAGAAGAGGATTTGAAGTTAAGCCAGGAGCTAAAATAATAATAGCTGAAGATGTTGTTACAACTGGTAAATCAACTATAGAAACAAAAGAAGCCTTAGAAAAATTAGGAGGAGAAGTTATAGGTGTTGCTTGTATAGCAAATAGAACTTCTAAAGATATAGGAATGCCTATATACAGTGCTATAAAACTTGAAATAGAAGTACATGAAGCTGATGAGTGTCCTTTATGTAAAGAAGGAAAAATAGAATTAGTTAAACCAGGAAGTAGAGAATTTAAAGAAATAGGAATGTAA
- a CDS encoding dihydroorotate dehydrogenase gives MANLNVKFGNIDFKNPVVMASGTFGFGKEYNEIYDIQKLGGVSSKGLTLNKRPGNEGMRVWETPSGMMNSVGLENPGVQGFIDNELQFFKELDFVRIANVGGGTLDDYIEGVKLLNDQPIDMIELNISCPNVKAGGMAFGIKNEVAREVVRAVRKVTNLPLVVKLSPNAEDIVGMAKVCEEEGADGISLVNTFKAMAIDINKRKPVFENVYAGLSGPAIKPIALRMVHEVCKAVNIPVMGMGGITTWQDAIEFIMAGATCIQVGTANFINPKIGLDIITGIESYMDREGIKSLDEIRGIL, from the coding sequence ATGGCTAATTTAAATGTTAAGTTTGGAAATATAGATTTTAAAAATCCAGTAGTTATGGCATCAGGAACTTTTGGATTTGGAAAAGAATATAATGAAATTTATGATATACAAAAATTAGGCGGAGTAAGTAGTAAAGGACTTACATTAAATAAAAGACCGGGAAATGAAGGAATGAGAGTTTGGGAAACACCATCAGGAATGATGAACAGCGTTGGTCTTGAAAACCCTGGTGTACAAGGATTTATAGACAATGAATTACAATTTTTCAAAGAGCTAGATTTTGTGAGAATAGCTAATGTTGGTGGTGGAACATTAGATGATTATATAGAAGGTGTTAAGTTATTAAATGACCAACCAATAGACATGATAGAACTTAATATATCTTGCCCAAATGTAAAAGCAGGGGGAATGGCATTCGGAATAAAAAATGAAGTAGCTAGAGAAGTCGTAAGAGCAGTAAGAAAAGTTACAAATTTACCATTAGTAGTAAAATTATCACCAAATGCTGAAGATATAGTTGGTATGGCTAAAGTATGTGAAGAAGAAGGAGCAGATGGTATTTCATTAGTAAATACTTTTAAAGCAATGGCAATTGACATAAATAAAAGAAAGCCAGTATTTGAAAATGTATATGCAGGATTATCAGGGCCTGCTATAAAACCAATAGCACTTAGAATGGTTCATGAAGTATGCAAAGCTGTAAACATACCAGTAATGGGAATGGGTGGAATAACAACTTGGCAAGATGCTATAGAGTTTATTATGGCAGGTGCAACATGTATACAAGTTGGGACTGCAAATTTTATTAATCCTAAAATAGGTCTTGATATAATAACTGGAATAGAAAGCTATATGGATAGAGAAGGTATAAAAAGTTTAGATGAAATAAGAGGAATATTATAA
- a CDS encoding dihydroorotate dehydrogenase electron transfer subunit translates to MYKVLENRYVGEDMYLMRVEGNFKGEMGQFYMLRAWDTYPLLSRPISIHDIDENSISFLYKVFGEGTQILSKLKAGDTIKLEGPYGNGYEKVEGKVALVGGGIGVAPLYLVAKNIENCDAYLGFRNEAILMDEYKEVCKEVHVATGNTFVTDILDVEKYDYILTCGPTPMMEKLVKMVEGTNTKIMVSLENHMACGVGACLVCTCKTAFGNKKTCKDGPVFWGEDVIF, encoded by the coding sequence ATGTATAAAGTTCTAGAAAATAGATATGTAGGAGAAGATATGTATCTAATGAGAGTAGAAGGAAACTTCAAGGGCGAAATGGGTCAATTCTATATGCTAAGAGCTTGGGATACATATCCATTACTTTCAAGACCAATAAGCATACATGATATAGATGAAAATAGTATAAGTTTTTTATACAAAGTGTTTGGAGAAGGGACTCAGATACTTTCTAAATTAAAGGCAGGAGATACTATAAAGCTAGAAGGTCCATATGGAAATGGATATGAAAAAGTTGAAGGAAAAGTTGCATTAGTAGGTGGGGGAATCGGAGTAGCTCCATTATACTTAGTTGCTAAAAATATAGAAAACTGTGATGCTTACCTTGGATTTAGAAATGAAGCTATATTAATGGATGAGTATAAAGAAGTATGTAAGGAAGTTCATGTAGCTACAGGAAATACTTTTGTAACAGATATATTAGACGTAGAAAAATACGATTATATATTAACTTGTGGGCCGACACCTATGATGGAAAAGCTAGTTAAGATGGTAGAAGGAACAAATACAAAAATAATGGTATCTCTAGAAAATCATATGGCATGTGGAGTAGGTGCGTGCTTAGTTTGTACTTGTAAAACTGCATTTGGAAATAAAAAGACTTGTAAAGATGGACCAGTATTTTGGGGAGAGGACGTGATTTTCTAA
- a CDS encoding dihydroorotase produces the protein MKDMLFRNVRIVDANKDFKKDLLVSNGVISKIDQNIEVKSESINIIDGNGYVLMPSFIDLHTHLRDPGLTHKEDLETGQMAALKGGFTVLCPMANTKPVCDNKEVMEYVLNKAKELDLCDIKQVCAITKDLDGQEIIDIPSMRKYTELFSDDGYTLFNEEIMEEALKLSSELNFKVLTHCQPEYEIVSRDLKILKRVGGNLHICHISLEDTLNEIKKYKDDGYKFTCEVGPHHIYGYGLDYKVNPSFAEEKDMKALIDGIKDGYIDMIGTDHAPHTEDDKKNGSPGISNIEVAFAMVNKVFKENNISLNKLSEMMSANPAKLLGLNQGLIEEGLRADLVLIDENEESLIDTSKFVSKGKNNPFNNQKIIGKVIMTIRDGRIAYKAEGDM, from the coding sequence ATGAAAGATATGTTATTTAGAAATGTAAGAATTGTAGATGCTAATAAGGACTTTAAGAAAGATTTACTTGTATCAAATGGTGTGATTTCAAAAATAGATCAAAATATAGAAGTAAAAAGTGAAAGTATAAATATAATAGATGGAAATGGATATGTATTAATGCCTTCTTTCATAGATTTACATACACATTTAAGAGATCCAGGACTAACTCATAAGGAAGATTTAGAAACAGGTCAGATGGCAGCTTTAAAAGGTGGGTTCACAGTACTTTGCCCAATGGCAAATACAAAGCCAGTTTGTGATAATAAAGAAGTTATGGAATATGTACTTAATAAAGCTAAAGAATTAGACTTATGTGATATAAAACAAGTATGTGCAATAACTAAAGACTTAGATGGACAAGAAATAATAGATATACCATCAATGAGAAAATATACAGAATTATTCTCTGATGATGGATATACATTATTCAATGAGGAAATAATGGAAGAAGCTTTAAAATTATCTTCAGAACTAAATTTTAAAGTTTTAACTCATTGTCAGCCTGAGTATGAAATAGTTTCAAGAGACTTAAAAATTCTAAAAAGAGTAGGCGGAAATTTACACATATGCCATATAAGCTTAGAAGATACTTTAAACGAAATTAAAAAGTATAAGGATGATGGATATAAGTTTACTTGTGAAGTTGGACCACATCATATATATGGATATGGATTAGATTATAAAGTAAATCCATCATTTGCCGAAGAAAAAGACATGAAAGCTTTAATAGATGGAATTAAAGATGGTTATATAGATATGATTGGAACAGATCATGCTCCTCATACTGAAGATGATAAAAAGAACGGTTCTCCTGGAATATCTAATATAGAAGTAGCTTTTGCAATGGTTAACAAAGTATTTAAAGAAAATAATATATCTTTAAATAAATTAAGTGAAATGATGAGTGCAAATCCTGCAAAACTTCTTGGATTAAATCAAGGATTAATAGAAGAAGGATTAAGAGCAGATTTGGTTTTAATAGATGAAAATGAAGAATCTTTAATAGATACAAGTAAGTTTGTATCTAAAGGTAAGAATAATCCTTTCAATAATCAAAAGATTATAGGAAAGGTAATAATGACAATAAGAGATGGTAGAATAGCTTATAAAGCAGAGGGGGATATGTAA
- the pyrB gene encoding aspartate carbamoyltransferase — MLKGRSLIQPEDFSVEEIDEILELSQKIIDNPSKYSRICEGRLMATLFYEPSTRTRLSFEAAMKRLGGQVIGFSEPNSSSVAKGESLGDTIRTVSNYVDLIVMRHPQFGAANEAIKYAEVPFINAGDGGNQHPTQTLTDLLTIKSLKGNLENHTIGLCGDLKNGRTVHSLVKAMARYKNTKFVFISPDELKMPDYIKEAIEGHEYHETNNLDEVIGKLDVLYMTRVQQERFENKAEYERLKDYYILNKEKLNNAKHDMLIMHPLPRVNEIDTDVDDDKRAVYFKQAKFGMFVRMALITKLLEVNLEVSTNERYVI; from the coding sequence ATGTTAAAAGGAAGAAGTTTAATCCAACCAGAAGACTTTTCTGTTGAAGAAATAGATGAAATATTAGAATTATCTCAAAAAATAATTGACAATCCGTCAAAGTATTCCCGTATATGTGAAGGTAGATTAATGGCTACATTATTTTATGAGCCATCAACAAGAACAAGATTAAGTTTTGAAGCAGCAATGAAAAGATTAGGTGGACAAGTAATAGGCTTTTCAGAACCTAACTCATCATCAGTAGCAAAAGGAGAATCTCTAGGAGATACAATTAGAACTGTATCAAACTATGTAGATTTAATAGTTATGAGACATCCACAATTTGGAGCAGCAAATGAAGCTATCAAATATGCAGAAGTACCTTTTATAAATGCGGGAGATGGAGGAAATCAACATCCAACTCAAACACTTACCGATTTACTTACAATAAAATCCCTTAAAGGAAATTTAGAAAATCATACAATTGGTCTATGTGGAGACTTAAAAAATGGAAGAACAGTACATTCTTTAGTCAAAGCTATGGCTAGATATAAAAATACTAAGTTTGTATTTATATCACCTGATGAACTTAAAATGCCAGACTATATAAAAGAGGCAATAGAAGGTCATGAATATCACGAAACTAATAATCTAGATGAAGTTATAGGTAAATTAGACGTATTATATATGACTAGAGTTCAACAAGAAAGATTTGAAAATAAAGCTGAGTATGAAAGATTAAAAGATTACTACATACTAAACAAAGAAAAACTTAACAATGCTAAACATGACATGTTAATTATGCATCCATTACCAAGAGTAAATGAAATAGACACTGATGTAGATGATGATAAAAGAGCAGTTTACTTTAAACAAGCTAAGTTTGGAATGTTCGTAAGAATGGCTTTAATAACAAAACTTTTAGAGGTGAATTTAGAGGTGAGTACAAATGAAAGATATGTTATTTAG
- a CDS encoding C40 family peptidase, with product MKRKILVPMFASVMALTMNTLANADEVKNTENIEEKASQGAIELDKYKESTYKQAKVKDGVAVKVRSEGEVKLVAYTGDNFKVTGTQGEWVEVELESGKGWIPARFVDVESAPAFVTEEKVNFRKEANTDSDIISELAKGDKLKVLEVEENWVKVKNGDEEGYVSAKYLSDEEPVIEEVVVEQSSEVTQTNESSNANTSQKNNTSSNSTSSNSTSNKTEQSDVPAANTSLAQAVVNLAYSKIGSPYVWGAEGPNSFDCSGLTSYVYKNAAGISIPRSSSAQAGYGKTVSKSDLQPGDLVFFGSGSVSHVGIYIGGGNMIHSPKPGDSVKITSINSSYYSGRFITAKRVL from the coding sequence ATGAAGAGAAAAATATTAGTACCTATGTTTGCATCAGTAATGGCGTTAACTATGAATACATTAGCAAATGCTGATGAAGTTAAAAATACTGAAAATATAGAAGAAAAGGCTAGCCAAGGGGCTATTGAACTAGATAAATATAAAGAAAGTACATATAAACAAGCAAAAGTAAAAGACGGTGTAGCTGTAAAGGTAAGAAGTGAAGGTGAAGTTAAACTTGTAGCTTATACAGGAGACAATTTTAAAGTTACAGGAACTCAAGGAGAATGGGTTGAAGTAGAATTAGAAAGTGGAAAAGGATGGATTCCGGCAAGATTTGTTGATGTAGAATCAGCACCAGCATTTGTAACTGAAGAGAAAGTTAATTTCAGAAAAGAAGCTAATACGGATTCAGATATAATATCAGAATTAGCTAAAGGCGATAAATTAAAAGTTTTAGAAGTTGAAGAGAACTGGGTAAAAGTTAAAAATGGAGATGAGGAAGGTTATGTAAGTGCTAAATACTTATCAGATGAGGAACCTGTTATAGAAGAGGTAGTAGTAGAGCAATCATCTGAAGTAACACAAACTAATGAATCTTCAAATGCTAATACATCTCAAAAAAATAATACGTCAAGTAATAGTACATCAAGCAATAGTACATCAAATAAAACAGAGCAAAGCGATGTACCTGCAGCTAATACTTCTTTAGCTCAAGCTGTAGTTAACTTAGCTTATTCTAAGATAGGATCTCCATACGTATGGGGAGCAGAAGGTCCTAATAGTTTTGACTGTTCAGGTTTGACTTCTTATGTATATAAGAATGCAGCTGGAATATCTATACCAAGATCATCTTCTGCACAAGCAGGATACGGTAAAACTGTAAGTAAATCAGACTTACAGCCAGGAGATTTAGTATTCTTTGGAAGTGGAAGTGTAAGTCATGTTGGTATATACATTGGTGGAGGTAATATGATACATTCTCCAAAGCCAGGTGACTCAGTAAAAATAACAAGCATAAACTCATCTTACTATTCAGGTAGATTCATAACTGCAAAAAGAGTTTTATAA
- a CDS encoding Glu/Leu/Phe/Val family dehydrogenase: MEGKTLDVFEIAKSQVKTACDKLGLDSAVYEILKNPMRFLEVSFPVKMDDGTIKSFTGYRSQHNNACGPFKGGIRFHPNVTMDEVKALSTWMTFKCGVVGIPYGGGKGGIAIDPKEYSKGELERISRGYVAAIAPIIGEKEDIPAPDVNTNGEIMSWMVDEYSKLTGKFQPGTFTGKPVDFYGSLARSEATGYGIALMAMEAAKKLGINLNNVTVALQGCGNVGSYAGKYITEFGAKVIIVGDHKGTIYNKDGIDMESLIEYTNKYMTIVGFPGADPIDQNVLTAEVDILMPCALENQLTSLNAEDVKAKIICEGANGPTTPKADEIFNKNNIVVVPDILANSGGVTVSYFEWVQNLMRYTWSFEEVQEKQKILMKNAFEEIWSLSKEYNVNLRTAAYMMSIKRVDMAMKRRGWY, encoded by the coding sequence ATGGAAGGGAAAACTTTAGATGTATTTGAAATTGCTAAATCACAAGTTAAAACAGCGTGTGATAAGCTAGGATTAGATTCTGCAGTATACGAGATATTAAAAAATCCGATGAGATTTTTAGAGGTTTCTTTCCCTGTAAAAATGGATGATGGAACAATAAAATCATTTACAGGATATAGATCTCAACATAATAATGCATGTGGACCTTTTAAGGGCGGAATTAGATTCCATCCTAATGTTACTATGGATGAAGTTAAGGCTTTATCAACTTGGATGACATTTAAATGTGGAGTAGTTGGTATACCTTATGGAGGTGGAAAAGGTGGTATAGCTATTGATCCAAAAGAATACTCCAAAGGTGAGTTAGAGCGAATTTCTAGAGGTTATGTAGCTGCTATAGCTCCTATAATTGGCGAGAAAGAGGATATACCTGCACCTGATGTTAATACAAATGGAGAAATAATGTCTTGGATGGTAGACGAATATTCTAAGTTAACAGGTAAATTTCAACCTGGTACATTTACAGGAAAACCAGTAGATTTTTATGGTTCTTTAGCAAGAAGTGAGGCAACTGGATACGGGATAGCTTTGATGGCCATGGAAGCTGCTAAAAAATTAGGAATAAATTTAAATAATGTTACGGTGGCTCTTCAAGGATGTGGCAATGTTGGTAGCTATGCTGGAAAATACATAACTGAATTTGGAGCTAAAGTTATAATAGTAGGGGATCATAAAGGTACAATATATAATAAAGATGGTATAGATATGGAATCGCTTATTGAATATACAAATAAATATATGACTATAGTAGGTTTTCCAGGTGCAGATCCTATAGATCAGAATGTTTTAACTGCAGAAGTAGATATTTTAATGCCTTGTGCTTTAGAAAATCAATTAACTTCGTTAAATGCAGAAGATGTAAAAGCTAAGATAATATGTGAAGGAGCAAATGGTCCTACTACACCTAAAGCTGATGAAATATTTAATAAAAATAATATAGTTGTAGTACCTGATATATTAGCTAATAGCGGTGGAGTGACAGTATCTTATTTTGAGTGGGTACAAAATTTGATGAGATATACATGGTCATTTGAAGAAGTTCAAGAAAAACAAAAAATATTAATGAAAAATGCATTTGAAGAAATTTGGTCTTTATCTAAAGAATATAATGTTAATCTAAGAACAGCAGCATATATGATGTCGATAAAAAGAGTTGATATGGCAATGAAAAGAAGAGGTTGGTATTAA
- a CDS encoding DUF362 domain-containing protein codes for MAYTISDACISCGACADECPVECISEGDERYVINADECIECGSCASVCPVDAPQQAE; via the coding sequence ATGGCTTACACAATAAGTGATGCTTGCATAAGCTGTGGTGCTTGTGCTGATGAATGTCCAGTTGAATGTATATCTGAAGGAGATGAAAGATACGTTATAAATGCTGATGAATGCATTGAATGTGGATCTTGTGCTTCTGTTTGTCCAGTAGATGCTCCACAACAAGCTGAGTAG
- a CDS encoding redox-sensing transcriptional repressor Rex, with amino-acid sequence MGNKNISMAVIRRLPKYYRYLGDLLDKDIQRISSKELSDIIGFTASQIRQDLNNFGGFGQQGYGYNVDALHKEIGKILGLETKYNAILIGAGNLGQAIANYSGFRKAGFEIKALFDANPRMIGLKIREFEVLDSEQIEEFIKENNVDIAIMCIPKQGGQELADRLVSAGIKGIWNFAPLDLDVPPSVIVENVNLTESLFTLSYLMNAEN; translated from the coding sequence GTGGGTAATAAAAATATATCTATGGCAGTAATTAGAAGACTACCAAAGTATTATAGATATCTAGGAGATTTATTAGATAAGGATATACAAAGAATCTCATCTAAAGAATTAAGCGATATAATAGGATTTACAGCATCGCAAATAAGGCAAGATTTAAATAACTTTGGTGGGTTTGGTCAACAAGGATACGGATATAATGTAGATGCTCTTCACAAAGAAATAGGAAAGATACTAGGTTTAGAAACAAAGTATAATGCAATATTAATTGGAGCCGGTAACCTAGGTCAAGCAATAGCAAATTACTCAGGTTTTAGAAAAGCTGGATTTGAAATTAAAGCATTATTTGACGCAAACCCAAGAATGATAGGACTAAAAATAAGGGAGTTTGAAGTATTAGATTCTGAACAAATAGAAGAATTTATAAAAGAAAATAATGTTGATATAGCAATAATGTGTATTCCTAAACAAGGTGGCCAAGAATTAGCAGACAGGCTAGTAAGTGCTGGAATAAAGGGAATTTGGAACTTTGCACCATTAGATTTAGATGTACCACCATCAGTAATAGTAGAAAATGTAAATTTAACAGAAAGCCTATTTACATTATCATATTTAATGAACGCAGAAAATTAA